From the Musa acuminata AAA Group cultivar baxijiao chromosome BXJ1-2, Cavendish_Baxijiao_AAA, whole genome shotgun sequence genome, one window contains:
- the LOC135609474 gene encoding CMP-sialic acid transporter 1-like — translation MRWYLVAALLTLLTSSQGILTTLSQSHGKYKYDYATVPFLAEVFKLVVSSFFLWKECQASSSAPRMTTDWKSVRLFPIPSIIYLVHNNVQFATLTYVDPSTYQIMGNLKIVTTGILFRFFLRRKLSTLQWMAIVLLTVGTTTSQVKGCGEASCDSLFSAPIQGYMFGLLSACLSALAGVYTEYLMKKNNDTLYWQNVQLYTFGAIFNMARLMMDDFRVGFENGPWWQRLLNGYTVTTWLVVLNLGSSGLLVSWLMKYADNIVKVYSTSMAMLLTMVVSIFLFSFKPTVQLFLGIIICMISLHMYFAPAHKLVDLPATTKAASDTLKEIAVEPTGES, via the exons ATGCGTTGGTATTTGGTAGCGGCTCTTCTCACTCTCCTCACCAGTTCCCAG GGAATTTTGACAACACTGTCACAAAGTCATGGAAAATACAAATATGACTATGCTACAGTTCCATTTCTTGCAGAAGTTTTCAAG CTTGTGGTATCTAGCTTCTTCCTTTGGAAGGAGTGCCAAGCATCATCTTCTGCTCCTAGGATGACTACAGATTGGAAGAGTGTCCGTTTATTTCCCATTCCTTCTATCATTTATCTTGTTCACAACAATGTCCAGTTTGCTACCTTGACTTATGTGGATCCATCAACATATCAGATAATGGGTAATTTGAAAATTGTCACAACTGGTATCTTATTCAG gttcTTTCTGAGGAGGAAGTTGTCAACCCTACAGTGGATGGCGATAGTTCTATTAACTGTTGGGACAACTACAAGCCAG GTGAAAGGTTGTGGAGAGGCATCTTGTGACTCACTATTTTCAGCACCTATACAAGGTTACATGTTTGGACTCTTGTCTGCCTGTCTTTCTGCACTAGCTGGTGTTTATACAGAATACTTGATGAAGAAGAACAACGACACCCTGTACTGGCAGAATGTGCAACTATATAC GTTTGGTGCAATCTTTAACATGGCACGGCTTATGATGGATGATTTTAGAGTTGGATTTGAGAATGGACCATGGTGGCAACGTCTTCTTAATGGATACACTGTTACAACATGGCTGGTTGTATTAAACCTAGGATCTTCTGGGTTGTTAGTTTCATGGCTGATGAAATATGCAGACAATATTGTGAAG GTGTATTCAACTTCGATGGCAATGTTACTAACGATGGTCGTATCTATATTTCTTTTCAGTTTCAAGCCTACTGTGCAG cttttcttGGGCATTATAATCTGCATGATTTCGCTGCACATGTACTTTGCTCCTGCTCACAAGCTCGTAGATTTACCAGCGACAACAAAGGCGGCGTCAGACACACTCAAGGAAATAGCTGTCGAGCCAACGGGGGAGTCATGA